A region from the Candidatus Thiothrix putei genome encodes:
- a CDS encoding AAA family ATPase yields MIITAINAENFRKYTSLQLDNLPDRGLIALSGGNESGKSSIGDAIQFGLFGRTDQVPPEEAAKLIHWGTNQASVALRLQHRGHEYRLVRSIDTEGNVAATLFSTEEEVTLADTPESVERQIKALFGYYYGAFSKAFYWGQQSSNTKEGDSDNLRAIAGLKEHANLSKQLEREQQERLDTLKELEGRSRHTLNAIDTLHIDDTQLPRLNTIVADIEARQQQLTLMGQRLDKESLAYPANLEAFQGVDRNTRKLGLWTTLTLLVFLIALLIGLFLMFTPEWGNKLLSAISTPTQDLVGRSAIRLASLAALVGAILLVYGWYVDVRRLRPLQTQANHLAAALDDSYQACTQPISRHLQTDSIDYLVEKHLDFPETSTNHPDMVAIPEWTQAARQYQSKALYVHSAADTLNIGLTNRRQELAQHLETVKADMLTAQQQLEHRAHLQTLATEQETTLENERRQQVVTSTAIDLLQRDASHSIERFNQLVKTRCPELLQRFTQTHYKSLEILPDFSLKVLSEEKGDYLDFNEISTGTQRQVALAMRIALANALADATKTDKQMLFLDEPFAFFDPERTQNTLQSLAETSKGVMSQIWLTAQTQPEGVKLARSIHCQQGNHALKV; encoded by the coding sequence ATGATCATCACTGCCATTAACGCCGAAAACTTCCGTAAATACACCAGTCTGCAACTGGATAACTTGCCTGATCGTGGCCTCATTGCCCTGAGTGGTGGCAATGAATCGGGCAAAAGCAGCATTGGTGATGCCATCCAATTCGGTTTGTTCGGGCGCACCGATCAAGTTCCCCCCGAAGAAGCAGCCAAATTGATTCACTGGGGTACAAACCAAGCCAGCGTTGCCCTACGCTTGCAACACCGGGGGCACGAATACCGCCTAGTACGCTCGATCGACACCGAGGGCAACGTTGCTGCAACACTGTTTTCCACTGAGGAAGAAGTCACGCTTGCCGACACCCCGGAAAGTGTCGAACGGCAGATCAAAGCACTGTTCGGCTATTATTATGGTGCATTTTCCAAAGCCTTTTACTGGGGGCAACAAAGCAGCAACACCAAGGAAGGTGATAGTGACAATCTACGCGCCATTGCTGGCCTTAAAGAACACGCCAACCTGAGCAAACAACTCGAACGCGAACAACAAGAACGCCTCGATACCCTCAAGGAACTGGAAGGCCGCAGCCGCCATACGCTGAATGCCATCGACACCTTGCATATTGATGACACCCAACTGCCACGCCTCAACACGATTGTTGCGGATATTGAAGCGCGTCAGCAACAACTCACCTTAATGGGGCAACGGCTAGACAAGGAGTCACTAGCCTACCCTGCCAATCTTGAGGCTTTTCAAGGTGTTGACCGCAACACCCGTAAGCTGGGACTGTGGACTACGCTTACCTTACTCGTGTTTCTTATTGCCCTACTCATTGGCTTATTCCTGATGTTTACCCCAGAATGGGGTAATAAACTGTTAAGTGCTATTTCAACACCAACACAAGACTTAGTGGGGAGGAGTGCTATTCGACTCGCCTCGCTTGCAGCGCTGGTGGGGGCAATCCTCTTGGTTTACGGTTGGTATGTGGACGTGCGTCGCTTACGCCCCTTGCAAACCCAAGCCAATCACCTTGCTGCGGCACTAGACGATAGTTACCAAGCCTGTACCCAACCCATCAGTCGCCACTTACAAACCGATAGCATCGACTATTTAGTGGAAAAACACTTGGATTTCCCCGAAACCAGCACCAACCACCCCGATATGGTCGCCATACCAGAGTGGACACAAGCAGCACGGCAGTATCAATCCAAAGCACTATACGTGCACAGTGCCGCTGACACCCTGAATATTGGGCTGACCAACCGTCGCCAAGAACTGGCACAACACCTTGAAACGGTTAAAGCCGATATGCTCACAGCCCAACAACAACTGGAGCATCGTGCTCATTTGCAAACGTTAGCAACCGAGCAAGAAACCACGCTGGAAAACGAACGTCGCCAACAAGTCGTCACCAGCACAGCCATCGACCTGTTGCAGCGTGATGCCAGCCATTCTATCGAACGCTTCAACCAGTTGGTCAAAACCCGTTGCCCAGAGTTGTTGCAACGTTTCACCCAAACCCACTACAAATCCCTGGAAATCTTGCCTGACTTCAGCCTAAAGGTATTGTCGGAAGAAAAAGGTGATTATCTCGATTTCAATGAGATCTCCACCGGTACACAACGGCAAGTTGCGTTAGCGATGCGTATCGCCCTAGCGAATGCATTGGCAGATGCCACTAAAACCGATAAACAAATGCTGTTCTTGGATGAGCCATTTGCCTTTTTTGACCCCGAACGCACGCAGAACACCCTACAAAGTCTGGCAGAAACCAGTAAAGGTGTAATGAGTCAAATATGGTTGACAGCCCAAACCCAACCAGAAGGAGTTAAACTGGCAAGGAGCATCCATTGCCAGCAAGGGAATCATGCCCTGAAGGTATAG
- a CDS encoding YeeE/YedE family protein, with the protein MTFDNFASAQSFLLIAGFVIAFIMGAIVNKTHFCTMGAVSDWINMGDTGRFRAWGLAIGVALLGVVLLEMVGLVNANGSYPPYRNGQLIWAENLLGGILFGIGMTIAGGCGNKCLVRIGAGNLKSIFVFLIIGVVAYFMLNPFPGSDKTLYSLLFYPWLNPLAVNMGNSQDLGSVIAGEGNALIARLVIGLIIGLFLVWLAFKSKDFRSSSDFALGGIAVGLCVLAAWYVTSNIVVTIDEQPYPLTQYYSEWDMLAESEEGKPAIGAALSSQSFTFINPMAQAVGYAAGGFNSSLLTFGVMAFFGVMAGSLAWALVSRTFRIEWFASVGDVINHVLGATLMGIGGVLAMGCTVGQAITGVSTLAIGSFIAFAGIVLGSALTMKVQFYKMMYEEEASFGKALITGLVDLKLLPESLRKLEKV; encoded by the coding sequence ATGACATTTGATAATTTTGCATCCGCACAGTCGTTTTTGCTGATCGCGGGGTTTGTGATTGCCTTCATCATGGGGGCAATCGTCAACAAAACACATTTTTGTACCATGGGCGCGGTATCGGACTGGATCAATATGGGCGATACCGGGCGTTTCCGTGCTTGGGGTTTAGCCATTGGCGTTGCCCTATTAGGGGTGGTATTACTGGAAATGGTGGGGCTGGTGAATGCCAACGGCTCTTACCCGCCTTACCGTAACGGGCAACTGATCTGGGCTGAAAATCTACTCGGTGGTATTCTGTTTGGCATCGGCATGACCATTGCTGGCGGCTGCGGCAATAAGTGCTTAGTGCGCATTGGGGCGGGCAATCTCAAATCCATTTTCGTGTTTCTGATCATTGGAGTTGTCGCCTATTTCATGTTAAATCCATTCCCCGGCTCGGATAAAACCTTGTATTCTTTATTGTTCTACCCATGGCTTAATCCTTTAGCCGTGAATATGGGCAACTCACAAGATTTGGGCAGCGTCATTGCAGGCGAAGGTAATGCCCTGATCGCACGACTGGTCATCGGTTTGATTATTGGACTATTTCTAGTATGGCTGGCATTCAAATCCAAAGATTTCCGCAGCAGTAGCGACTTCGCACTTGGCGGCATTGCCGTCGGTTTATGCGTTTTAGCGGCGTGGTATGTCACCAGCAATATCGTCGTAACCATCGACGAGCAACCTTACCCCCTTACCCAATATTACAGTGAATGGGACATGCTGGCAGAATCTGAGGAAGGCAAACCGGCTATCGGTGCAGCACTCAGCTCACAATCGTTTACCTTCATCAATCCAATGGCGCAAGCGGTGGGCTACGCAGCGGGTGGTTTCAACAGCAGTCTGTTGACCTTTGGTGTAATGGCTTTCTTTGGTGTGATGGCAGGCTCATTAGCTTGGGCATTGGTCAGCCGCACCTTCCGCATCGAATGGTTCGCTTCTGTGGGCGATGTGATTAACCACGTCTTAGGTGCAACCCTAATGGGTATCGGCGGGGTATTAGCAATGGGTTGCACAGTAGGGCAAGCAATTACCGGTGTTTCTACCCTCGCGATTGGCTCATTTATCGCCTTTGCAGGCATCGTACTGGGTAGTGCACTGACGATGAAAGTACAGTTCTACAAAATGATGTACGAAGAAGAAGCCAGTTTTGGCAAAGCGTTAATTACCGGCTTAGTCGATTTGAAACTACTGCCTGAATCTTTGCGTAAACTGGAAAAAGTTTAA
- a CDS encoding DMT family protein, producing MQHPIIISILLLLCSNVFMTFAWYAHLKELNHKPWLIAALFSWGIALFEYLLQVPANRIGYTALSVGQLKIMQEVITLTVFVPFAVFYLKEPLKLDYLWAGLCILGAVYFIFRDKL from the coding sequence ATGCAACACCCCATTATCATCAGCATCCTGCTACTGCTATGCAGCAACGTGTTCATGACGTTCGCTTGGTATGCCCATCTGAAGGAACTCAATCACAAACCATGGCTCATCGCCGCCTTATTCAGTTGGGGCATTGCCCTGTTTGAATACTTGCTGCAAGTACCCGCCAACCGCATTGGCTACACAGCACTCAGTGTCGGGCAACTCAAAATCATGCAAGAAGTGATCACCTTGACAGTATTTGTACCCTTTGCCGTGTTCTACTTGAAAGAACCGCTCAAGCTAGACTACCTGTGGGCAGGACTATGCATACTGGGAGCCGTGTATTTTATTTTTCGCGATAAGCTGTAG
- a CDS encoding metalloregulator ArsR/SmtB family transcription factor — translation MQLEIFTKALADQTRLRILLLLAVRRELCVCELTQALELAQPKISRHLAVLRESGLLQDRKTGLWVYYRLHPDLPQWATATLDNLHSGSMTETLFLSDRQRLDNANRIGESCTS, via the coding sequence ATGCAATTGGAAATTTTCACCAAAGCCCTTGCCGACCAGACCCGTCTACGCATCCTGTTATTACTAGCAGTAAGGCGGGAACTATGTGTCTGTGAACTGACCCAAGCATTGGAGCTAGCACAGCCGAAAATTTCCCGCCATTTGGCGGTTTTGCGTGAGAGCGGTTTACTACAAGACCGCAAAACTGGGCTATGGGTGTATTATCGCCTGCACCCGGACTTACCCCAGTGGGCAACTGCTACCTTGGACAACCTGCATTCAGGCAGCATGACTGAAACACTGTTCCTGTCAGACCGACAGCGTTTAGATAATGCCAACCGTATCGGGGAAAGCTGCACAAGCTGA